In the genome of Hippoglossus hippoglossus isolate fHipHip1 chromosome 12, fHipHip1.pri, whole genome shotgun sequence, one region contains:
- the bcl7a gene encoding B-cell CLL/lymphoma 7 protein family member A yields the protein MSGRSVRAETRSRAKDDIKRVMAAIEKVRKWEKKWVTVGDTSLRIYKWVPVTEPKSDEKSKNKKKGKDEKYGSELTTPENSSSPGMMDMHDDNSNQSSIADSSPVKQENSCSTSPAPEPTTLSHRENSETKTDQSPDSKRGKTVPSSETSERAPSAKRDSLSPGEKDSPDSKATQDLEAETPPTKKSKVESSSQDFEES from the exons ATGTCGGGCAGGTCGGTGCGAGCTGAGACCCGGAGCAGGGCGAAGGATGACATCAAGCGGGTCATGGCCGCTATTGAGAAAGTACGAAAATG GGAGAAGAAATGGGTGACTGTCGGAGACACGTCCCTTCGCATCTACAAGTGGGTGCCTGTGACGGAGCCCAAATCAGATGAG AAGagcaagaataaaaaaaagggtaAAGATGAAAAATACGGCTCCGAGTTGACGACCCCAGAGAACAGCTCCTCTCCAGGCATGATGGACATGCATG ACGACAACAGCAACCAGAGCTCGATCGCTGACTCATCCCCAGTGAAACAGGAGAACAGTTGTAGCACCAGCCCGGCCCCTGAGCCCACCACCTTGTCTCACCGTGAGAACAGCGAGACCAAGACTGACCAGAGCCCGGACAGCAAGAGGG GTAAGACCGTCCCTTCGTCAGAGACCTCAGAGAGAGCACCAAGTGCCAAGAGAGACAGCCTGTCCCCAGGGGAGAAGGACTCTCCAGACAGCAAAGCCACTCAG GACCTAGAGGCGGAGACCCCACCCACCAAGAAGAGCAAAGTGGAGTCCTCATCTCAGGACTTTGAGGAGAGTTAA